From Halorientalis litorea:
GCTTTCAAACCAGCACGCGTTCCAGTGACACGACGGTGCCGCTGTCGCCGCCGGGGTCGCCGACCAGTCGGCCGAGGCAGACGGCAGTACCGTCGGGCGTCACGCAGGCCACGAGCGGGCGGTCCGACGCGTCGGCGGCGGACAGGTCGGCGTCGAGGACGCCGGGGGCGTACACCGGCGCGCCCTCGGCCACCTCGCGGGCGGCACTCGGGGCGATGGTCACGCGGGGTAGGTCACCGAGGGCGCGCTCTGCGGGGGCAACGGCGGCGCGGAGCGGGTCGGCGTCGCCGTCCTCTACCCACCACGCCAACGCGTCGGCGAGGTCTTCGAGCGTCACGAGGTCGCGGTCGTCGAACGGACCGGTGGCAGTCCGGCGGAGGTGGCCCATGTGCGCACCGGTGCCGAGGGCGAGGCCGATGTCGTGACACAGTTTCCGAACGTACGTCCCGCTCTCACAGCGGACGCGGAGGAGTGCGCGGCGGTCCTCTGTCTCCATCACGTCGAGTTCGTGAATCTCGCGGACGCGCAACTGTCGGCGGACGGCACTCTTCTTGGGTGGCTTCTGGTATATCGGTCCCTCGAACTCGGCGACGATGGCGTCCAAGTCGGCTGGCGCGGGGCCGTGGAGTTCCAGCACGGCGACGTACTCCTTGACGCTGTCGTCGAACACCTGCGCCATCCGCGGGGCGTCGCCGAGTAGGAGGGGGAGACAGCCGGTCACCTTCGGGTCGAGCGTCCCGGCGTGGGCCACGCGGTCGGTGGCCGGTCGCTCGGCACCGGCGGCGTCGAGTGCGTCGGCGACCATGTCACGGACCCACGCGGCGACCTGGTGCGCCGAGGGACCCGGCGGCTTGTCGAGGTTGACGACGCCGAAACGGAGGCGGTCGGCGGGCGCGCGCTCGGCCGGCGGGTCCCTGAGCATGTCTCCAGCCTCGGTCCACCCCGGCTTACGTTGTTCGATTGCTGGCCGGTGACCGCGTTCCGCGAGGGGGCACGGTACGCACTTTATATCGCTGTGCCACGAAGTCGACGGCAATGGTTGGCGTGGGGGTAGCGTCGGTTGCGGTGTTGCTGGGGGTCGGTAGCGTCGCGCTGGTCGTGGCGGGCCTCGTCCCACGAGTGCTCGGGCGGCCGTCGGTCGAAGTGGTCGACGTCGGCAGGTGGGAGCCGGCGGCGGGGAACCGCATCGAGGTCGTCACGACCGTTCGCGTGACGGATGTCTCGCCCGTACTCGCTGCCGTCGGCGACAAACTCCGCGCGCGGTACCACATCGACATGAACGGCATCCGCGTAGCCTCCGGGCGGAAAGACGGTATCGAACTCGACGCCGACGGCACCCTGCAACTGCGCTCGACCATCGTCCACGAGAACGTCCCTGCCCTGTGGGCCAGTTACGTCCAGAACGACGAGTCCATCACGGTAAAGACCGGCGGCGAACTGGGGTTCGGGCCGCGCGGACTGCTCTCGGTGCCGATTCCGCCCGTGGAGCGGCAGGTACTCGACGACGAGACGCCGGTAGTCGACGCGCTCACCAGCGCGGCCGACCGCATCGCCGACGACTACGCGCTCGATGCGGGGACGCTGGGCAACAACCTCACGGGCGGGTTGCTCGACCTCGACAGTGCCAGCCCGGCCATCGGCTACGAAATCGAGCGCGGGTGGGCCACGTGGAGCGAAGTCACGGACGAGGAGACGACCGTCGTGCTCCACTTCGACATCCGCAACGGCGGCCACGTGCCCGTCCCGAGCGTGCCGGAAGCACTGGACGTCATGCTGGAGATGAACGGCGTCGCGTTGTTCACCGCCCCCGACAGGGGTGCCTCGCTCGCCGACGCCACGTCGGAACCGCCGCTCGCGCCCGGCGAACGCCGCCGAGTCGAGTACCCCATCACGGTGGACAACGAGAAAGTCGACGCGTGGTTCCGCCGGCACGTCAGGAACGGTGAGCGCACCCACCTCACGGCGAGCGTGCAACTCGTGTTCCAGTCGCCCGTCGTCGGCGCGTCGGTGACGCTCCCGCCGGACCGAGTGCCGACGGTCACCTGCGAGGTGCAGACGGGACTGCTCGTCGACCAGGAGAGCGTGACGACGTGTGACGGTCCCGTCGGCGGGTGAGCCAGTCACCACTCGCGCGAGACGGGAGTCAGAACTCGTAGCGGACGCCCTCGACGGCGTACTTTCCTTCGTCGCCGTCGGCGTGGTAACTGGTGACGGCTTCCCGGACGAGGCCGAGCGTCGCGTCGGCGTCCCACCGGGCCGTGTTCACCGTCAGGTCGTAGATAGAGTGGTCGGCGATGTCGATGCCGTAGTACTCCTCGTAGCGGCGGGCCTCGCTGGCGGCCCGGGTCTGTGTCTCCTCGCGGACGGCGTCGACGGGCTTGTCTTCGCGGTCTGCGATGCGGGTGGCCCGGACGTCGAGGGGTGCGTCGAGCCACACACGGAGGTCCGCGTAGTCGCCGGCCATCCACCCGGCGAGGCGTGACTCCAACACGAGGTCGTCGCGCTCGTCGGCGATGTTCCGCAGACGGCGGTCCAAGTCGCGGTCTATCTGGTCGTCATCTTCGGCGAGTTCGTTGAACTCGACCAGCGAGTAGCCGCGCTCGTCGGCCAGCGAGCGGAAGATGTCGCCGCCGCTGACGTGCTCGTAGTCGAGCGTCTCAGCGAGAGCGGCCGCGAGCGTGCTCTTCCCACTGCCCGCGGGGCCAGAGACGGTAACCAACATACACACCGTCCGACGTTGGTGCTCAAAGAGGTTTTGTCTCGCGGTCGGGAACGGCAGAAAACGGGCGTTCGGTGTGCGTCAGGTCGGCGTCGTCTGGATGTTCAGTGCCTTCCGGATTATCTGGGTGAAGCCCATCGAGCAGAGGAAGTACCAGAGAATCCACGCCTGGAGCGGTCCGAGGACCCCGGCCTGCCACGTTCGCTCGCCGATGAGCGGAAGCGTAATCGACTGTGGGGCGACCTGCTGGCCTTCGGCGAGCAGCATCCAGTACATCCAGAGGAAGACCGGAATCGTGAGCAGCATAATCCAGACCATCGGGCGGAACTGCTCTTTGAACATCCCCATCTGGTCACCCATGGCGTCCATCTGCTCCTCTTGGATGCGGTCGAGTGCCTCGTCGTCGCCGCGTTCTTTGGCCTCCTTGCGCTTCTCCTGGATGGCCTTCATTTGCTCTTGGTACTCGGCCATCTTGTCCATGTCCATCAGGTTGGCCTGCAGGAGCGTCGAGTAGAGGCCGGTGAGCATCGCCAGCACCATCACGACGACGTAGAACGGCAGGACCGCCTCCAGCGGGCCGAAAAGCAGGTCGAGTGCCGACCCGATAGCGTTCCGGACCGAACTCACCGAGTAGCCCGCGAACATCCCGAGCGCGCCCAGTGCCGCGAGTTTGTCGTAGCGCGACCACGAGGACTCCCCGTCGTCCACGCTGGTCGCCGTCTCCATCTCGTCGTCGGAGAGTGCCTCACGGACGCCCTCCGGGTCGTCGACGACGAACCCGCTGCCGTCGGCGTCGGCGAGCAGTCCCGACTCGATGAGACGGCCCCACTGCCCGCTCGTCATGTCGTCGCTCACGTCGTTCCACTGGACGGTGCCCTTCGACTCGGCGACCGAGAGCGCGGTCTCCAAGGCGTCGACGAGTGCTCCGTCATCGCGCGCGAGCGATTCTACTTTCTCCGCTGTCCGTGCCATTGTCCCACCGTACGGAAGCACCGCTAATCAACCTTTTACTCTCCGCGCGCCAGCGGCGGCACGGAATTGTCCGGCGAGAATCGCCTCAGACCTGCTCGTCGATGGCGGCTTCGATGTCCGCCCAGACGCCGTCGGGGGACTGCTCGCCGTCGATTTCCACGAACCCGGCGTGGTCGCGGTAGTGGTCGATGACCGGCGCGGTGTTCTCGTCGAACACGTCGAGACGGTTGGTCACCGACTCCTCGTTGTCGTCGTCGCGCTGTATCAACTCGCCGCCACACTCGTCACAGACGCCCGCCTCCTCGGGCTGGTCGAACTCGACGTGGAAGTTCGCGCCACAGTCGTCACAGACCCGACGACCGGTGAGACGGTCGACGAGTTCCTCGCGGCCCACCGACAGGGAGAGGATTACGTCGAGGTCGGTCATGTCTTCGAGTTCGTCGGCTTGGTCCATGTTGCGCGGGTAGCCGTCCAGCACGAACCCGTCGGCACTCGTGAGTGCCTCCTCGACGATGGCGTTGACGACGGCGTCGGGCACGAGGTCGCCCGCCTCCATGTACGCCCGGGGCGTGTCGTACTCGGTATCCATGTCCGAGATGTCCATGTCCTTGTTCGCCCGGAGCGCGTCGCCGGTCGTGACGTGTTCGACGCCGAACGATTCGGCGATGCGACTGCTCTGTGTGCCCTTGCCTGCACCCGGCGGGCCGAGGATGAGAATGTGCGGACTCGACATACCGACGCGTTCTCTACCCCGGGACTTTTACCTGTTGTTCTCGCACAGGGTCGGGCTTTTGTCGGTGGCGGTCCGATTGGCGGTATGAACGACTCCGACGGGGGCGCGGCGAAGCGTCGGGCGCGCATCGCCGAGGCAATCGCACAGCACCGCCGTTCGGGCAGCGAGTCTCCCGTCCTGTTCGTCGCAGCGACGGGTCCCGACCAGCCGTTCGTCGAGTACCGCGGCCGCGAACTCACCGTCACGACCGCCCACCGTGACCGACTCGACGCGCTCCTCGGGGAGTTCCCCGTGTTCAAAATCGCACAGCCAGCGACCAACAAGGCCCCCGAGGGAGAAGTACACGTCTCGGCACTGGCCGACCCGAAACACACCGCCGACTTCCTCGACCGACTGTTTCTCGACGTGTTCAACGTCGCCGCGGACTACACGCTCCGCGTCGAAGAGCCGTAGCGACCGACGACCCGGCGGCCATCGGCGGAGCGACACACTTTCAACCGTCGCTTATGAAGCCCCGGTAGATGTACCTCGTCATCGTCGGGGCCGGTGACATCGGCACGCCGCTCATCGAGATTGCGACCAAGGGCGGCAAC
This genomic window contains:
- a CDS encoding adenylate kinase; protein product: MSSPHILILGPPGAGKGTQSSRIAESFGVEHVTTGDALRANKDMDISDMDTEYDTPRAYMEAGDLVPDAVVNAIVEEALTSADGFVLDGYPRNMDQADELEDMTDLDVILSLSVGREELVDRLTGRRVCDDCGANFHVEFDQPEEAGVCDECGGELIQRDDDNEESVTNRLDVFDENTAPVIDHYRDHAGFVEIDGEQSPDGVWADIEAAIDEQV
- the cmk gene encoding (d)CMP kinase; its protein translation is MLVTVSGPAGSGKSTLAAALAETLDYEHVSGGDIFRSLADERGYSLVEFNELAEDDDQIDRDLDRRLRNIADERDDLVLESRLAGWMAGDYADLRVWLDAPLDVRATRIADREDKPVDAVREETQTRAASEARRYEEYYGIDIADHSIYDLTVNTARWDADATLGLVREAVTSYHADGDEGKYAVEGVRYEF
- a CDS encoding DUF106 domain-containing protein; the protein is MARTAEKVESLARDDGALVDALETALSVAESKGTVQWNDVSDDMTSGQWGRLIESGLLADADGSGFVVDDPEGVREALSDDEMETATSVDDGESSWSRYDKLAALGALGMFAGYSVSSVRNAIGSALDLLFGPLEAVLPFYVVVMVLAMLTGLYSTLLQANLMDMDKMAEYQEQMKAIQEKRKEAKERGDDEALDRIQEEQMDAMGDQMGMFKEQFRPMVWIMLLTIPVFLWMYWMLLAEGQQVAPQSITLPLIGERTWQAGVLGPLQAWILWYFLCSMGFTQIIRKALNIQTTPT
- a CDS encoding RNA-guided pseudouridylation complex pseudouridine synthase subunit Cbf5, whose translation is MLRDPPAERAPADRLRFGVVNLDKPPGPSAHQVAAWVRDMVADALDAAGAERPATDRVAHAGTLDPKVTGCLPLLLGDAPRMAQVFDDSVKEYVAVLELHGPAPADLDAIVAEFEGPIYQKPPKKSAVRRQLRVREIHELDVMETEDRRALLRVRCESGTYVRKLCHDIGLALGTGAHMGHLRRTATGPFDDRDLVTLEDLADALAWWVEDGDADPLRAAVAPAERALGDLPRVTIAPSAAREVAEGAPVYAPGVLDADLSAADASDRPLVACVTPDGTAVCLGRLVGDPGGDSGTVVSLERVLV